The following coding sequences lie in one Spinacia oleracea cultivar Varoflay chromosome 1, BTI_SOV_V1, whole genome shotgun sequence genomic window:
- the LOC110803812 gene encoding uncharacterized protein yields MSIKKGAVVERFICVVHVKDTTALSLRDAIYSILVEYALSPTKIRGQGYDGASNMKGDSNGLKTLIMNETKSAYYIHCFAHQLQLTLVAVSKKKVDCGWLFELLSTMLNVVGGSCKRQEMLNESQTQLVPKAFEDGEIVSGKGLNQQLGLGRPGDTRWGSHYKLLLNVIVLHPAICEVLDMIFENPPNSDDRAKADRVGDALMSFDFIFMVHLMKTIFGVANQLNIALQKKDQDIVNAVSLVKLTKERLQQMREDGWESLLTSVISFCDKRGISVPNMDEEYAHLGRKKRGNQQHVTNLYHFRVQVFLAIIDLQLQELNHQFDEVSMELLLCMTCLNPANSFSSFDKSKLLRLAEFYPNEFSSFDLLCLEDELDNFIHDMQRDERFEGLKDIGELSKKLVESTKHETYRLIYLLIKMVLILPVATATVERAFSAMTIVKSKLRNSMGDQLLNDCLVTYIEKDVFLQISDDDILNRFQNMRTRREQL; encoded by the coding sequence ATGTCGATAAAAAAAGGAGCAGTTGTGGAAAGATTTATTTGTGTTGTTCATGTTAAGGATACTACTGCACTATCTCTTCGGGATGCAATTTATTCTATACTTGTTGAGTATGCACTAAGTCCAACAAAAATTAGAGGGCAAGGTTATGATGGGGCTAGCAATATGAAGGGAGACTCCAATGGCCTTAAAACTTTGATTATGAATGAAACAAAATCTGCATATTACATTCATTGTTTTGCACATCAACTCCAGCTAACACTTGTTGCAGTTTCCAAAAAGAAAGTTGATTGTGGTTGGTTATTTGAACTTCTATCTACTATGTTGAATGTTGTTGGAGGGTCTTGTAAGCGTCAAGAAATGCTTAATGAATCTCAAACTCAATTAGTTCCAAAAGCATTTGAAGATGGTGAAATTGTAAGTGGGAAAGGTTTGAATCAACAACTTGGATTGGGAAGACCGGGTGATACTCGTTGGGGATCTCATTATAAGTTATTGTTGAATGTAATTGTCCTGCATCCGGCGATATGTGAGGTACTAGACATGATTTTTGAAAATCCCCCTAATTCGGATGATCGTGCAAAAGCTGATCGTGTTGGTGATGCACTTATGTCATTCGACTTTATTTTCATGGTACATTTGATGAAGACGATATTTGGGGTGGCAAATCAATTGAATATTGCGCTGCAAAAAAAAGATCAAGACATTGTTAATGCAGTATCACTTGTAAAATTGACTAAAGAACGATTGCAACAAATGAGAGAAGATGGATGGGAATCTCTTTTGACTTCAGTGATCTCCTTTTGTGATAAAAGAGGCATAAGTGTTCCTAATATGGATGAAGAGTATGCTCATTTGGGAAGAAAAAAACGCGGAAATCAACAACACGTTACAAATCTTTATCATTTCCGAGTTCAGGTATTTTTGGCAATTATTGATCTACAACTTCAAGAACTTAATCATCAGTTTGACGAAGTAAGTATGGAGCTTCTTCTTTGTATGACATGTCTAAATCCTGCCaattccttctcttcttttgacAAGTCAAAGTTACTTAGACTTGCAGAATTTTATCCTAATGAGTTTTCAAGTTTTGATTTGCTTTGTCTTGAGGATGAACTTGATAATTTTATTCATGATATGCAAAGAGATGAGAGATTTGAGGGTTTGAAAGATATTGGAGAACTATCCAAGAAACTTGTTGAGTCAACGAAGCATGAGACATATCGTCTTATCTACTTGCTTATAAAGATGGTGTTGATTCTTCCCGTGGCAACTGCAACTGTAGAAAGGGCATTCTCTGCAATGACTATTGTCAAGAGTAAGTTAAGGAATAGTATGGGAGATCAATTGCTAAATGATTGTCTAGTTACTTATATAGAGAAAGATGTATTTCTACAAATAAGTGACGATGACATATTGAATCGCTTCCAGAATATGAGGACTCGGCGAGAACAACTGTAA
- the LOC130465133 gene encoding uncharacterized protein: MSDHNTSKKKNKGKSTLDAYLKKKKRTQEDSTTSPIAPQNQNENEASPSAPYTTAPTRERVNQFDINSISYDPGQRKRITDYHPDDQDAVRRAYIQRKVIQPRDHNFQQRFVRGGMRRFNPDWYDAYKTWLEYSIAKEAAFCFVCYLFRDDIGVVDGDGHDAFVTKGFQGWNRPRAFSKHVGTINSVHNKCMEKYNALIDPQASIQNVLSPVTPQARKDYRTCLIASLDCLRYLLLQGMEIRGHDESENSFNRRNFRELLKWYAKRKSCFEKCTGK; encoded by the coding sequence ATGAGTGACCATAACACATCAAAAAAGAAGAACAAGGGAAAAAGTACATTAGatgcatatttaaaaaaaaaaaaaagaacacaaGAGGATAGCACAACATCTCCAATTGCTCCTCAAAATCAAAATGAGAATGAAGCTTCTCCTTCTGCTCCATATACAACTGCTCCAACTAGAGAAAGAGTAAATCAATTTGATATCAACTCTATCTCATATGATCCTGGacaaaggaaaagaattaccGATTATCATCCTGATGATCAAGATGCAGTTCGAAGAGCATATATTCAAAGAAAAGTTATTCAGCCACGTGATCATAACTTTCAACAAAGATTTGTTAGAGGTGGAATGCGTCGTTTTAATCCTGACTGGTATGATGCTTACAAAACTTGGCTTGAGTATAGTATTGCAAAAGAAGCTGCATTTTGCTTTGTTTGTTATCTGTTTAGAGATGATATAGGTGTTGTGGATGGCGATGGACATGATGCTTTTGTTACAAAAGGTTTTCAAGGTTGGAATAGACCACGTGCTTTTTCTAAGCATGTTGGTACTATTAATAGTGTTCATAATAAGTGTATGGAGAAATACAATGCTTTAATTGATCCACAAGCATCTATTCAAAATGTTTTATCTCCAGTAACTCCGCAAGCTAGAAAGGATTACCGAACATGTTTGATTGCTTCACTTGACTGTTTGAGATACCTTTTACTTCAAGGTATGGAGATTCGTGGTCATGATGAGAGTGAAAATTCTTTTAATCGGAGAAATTTTCGTGAACTTTTAAAATGGTATGCTAAAAGGAAAAGTTGTTTTGAAAAATGCACCGGGAAATAA